From a region of the Mycolicibacterium sp. MU0050 genome:
- the serB gene encoding phosphoserine phosphatase SerB, translated as MAPTSGKVSVLITVTGVDRPGVTSALFGVLSTHKVELLNVEQVVIRGRLTLGVLVSGSAETVGGDRFREAVETAIHGVGLEVTIERSDDIPVIVEPSTHTIVVLGRPITAEAFGVLAREAAELGVNIDTIRGVSDYPVTGLELRVSVPPGSAVALQNALARVAGEQGVDLAVEKYSLERRAKRLIVFDVDSTLIQGEVIEMLAARAGAEAKVAQITEAAMRGELDFEDSLRERVATLAGLPAEVVDDVAQELQLTPGARTTLRTLRRLGFHCGVVSGGFRQVIEPLAEELMLDYVAANHLEIVDGKLTGRVTGTIIDRPGKAKALRDFASQAGVPMEQTVAVGDGANDIDMLAAAGLGVAFNAKPALREVADASLSYPYLDTVLFFLGITRGEIEAADAVDGTLRRVEIPPV; from the coding sequence GTGGCCCCCACCTCGGGGAAGGTGTCGGTCCTCATCACGGTCACCGGTGTGGACCGACCGGGCGTCACCTCCGCGCTGTTTGGCGTGCTCTCGACCCACAAAGTGGAGCTGCTGAACGTCGAGCAGGTGGTGATCCGCGGTCGGCTCACGCTCGGGGTCCTGGTGTCCGGCTCGGCCGAGACCGTCGGCGGGGACCGGTTCCGGGAGGCCGTCGAGACGGCGATCCACGGAGTCGGCCTAGAGGTCACGATCGAACGCAGCGACGACATCCCGGTGATCGTGGAGCCGTCCACGCACACCATCGTCGTGCTGGGCCGGCCGATCACCGCGGAGGCCTTCGGCGTCCTGGCTCGTGAGGCCGCGGAACTCGGCGTCAACATCGACACCATCCGCGGCGTCTCCGATTACCCGGTGACCGGGTTGGAGTTGCGCGTCTCGGTGCCGCCGGGAAGCGCAGTGGCGCTGCAGAATGCGCTCGCGCGGGTGGCGGGGGAGCAGGGCGTGGACCTGGCCGTCGAGAAGTATTCGCTGGAGCGCCGGGCCAAGCGGCTCATCGTGTTCGACGTGGACTCCACGCTGATCCAGGGCGAGGTCATCGAGATGCTGGCGGCGCGGGCCGGCGCCGAGGCCAAGGTCGCGCAGATCACCGAGGCCGCCATGCGCGGGGAACTCGACTTCGAGGACTCGCTGCGGGAACGGGTGGCCACGCTGGCGGGTCTGCCGGCGGAGGTCGTCGACGACGTCGCCCAGGAACTGCAGTTGACCCCGGGGGCCCGGACCACGCTGCGTACCCTGCGGCGCTTGGGTTTTCACTGCGGCGTGGTGTCCGGCGGTTTCCGCCAGGTGATCGAGCCGCTGGCCGAGGAACTCATGCTCGACTACGTGGCGGCCAACCACCTGGAGATCGTCGACGGCAAGCTCACCGGACGGGTGACCGGGACCATCATCGACCGCCCGGGCAAGGCCAAGGCGCTGCGCGATTTCGCCAGTCAGGCCGGCGTGCCCATGGAGCAGACCGTGGCGGTGGGCGACGGCGCCAACGACATCGACATGCTCGCCGCGGCGGGCCTGGGGGTGGCGTTCAACGCCAAGCCCGCGCTGCGCGAGGTCGCCGACGCGTCGTTGAGCTACCCCTACCTGGACACGGTGTTGTTCTTCCTGGGCATCACCCGCGGCGAGATCGAGGCCGCCGACGCGGTGGACGGCACCCTGCGGCGCGTCGAGATCCCGCCGGTCTAG